One Thermoplasma volcanium GSS1 genomic window carries:
- a CDS encoding DMT family transporter, translated as MDRATEPVLFFFMAFFWALNYVMVKFAYAYDLSSSILLMRVLYASIFSSLIFIRQIKLPKSPLEHLKVFILANLNITGFFSLWFFGETGVSAAVTSIVIYSYPILATAFSYLFLGDRFGAMKTLGLILGFAGLVIIFIRSINVENLVDLIMLLVAAISWAIGTVFYRKYLLGYDSAGLNTLQLLYALPVVLLISLFTGGINIGLLQLKFNLIMIYMGSFGTAIAYFIYLYLYRKYKVSSISAYFFLVPAISVVLAAVLLKEPISALTIAGFAVMSAGIFLSGSFK; from the coding sequence ATGGATCGGGCCACTGAACCTGTTCTTTTCTTTTTCATGGCGTTTTTCTGGGCGCTTAACTACGTTATGGTTAAATTCGCATACGCGTACGATCTTTCATCTTCTATCTTGCTGATGCGCGTTTTATACGCATCAATATTCTCTTCGCTTATCTTCATCCGCCAGATTAAGCTGCCTAAAAGTCCACTCGAACACCTTAAGGTCTTCATATTGGCAAACCTCAACATCACAGGGTTTTTCTCTCTCTGGTTCTTTGGGGAAACTGGAGTGAGCGCAGCAGTCACGTCCATAGTAATATACTCATATCCTATACTCGCAACAGCATTCTCGTATTTGTTTTTAGGCGACAGATTCGGTGCTATGAAGACGCTGGGCCTCATACTCGGGTTTGCTGGCCTGGTAATCATTTTTATCAGATCAATCAACGTTGAGAATTTAGTGGACCTTATCATGCTCTTAGTAGCAGCGATAAGCTGGGCCATCGGTACGGTATTTTACAGGAAATATTTACTTGGCTATGATTCGGCTGGGCTGAATACCCTGCAGCTTTTGTATGCTCTCCCAGTCGTACTCTTAATTTCTCTCTTCACAGGCGGGATAAATATAGGACTGCTTCAGCTTAAGTTCAACCTCATAATGATTTATATGGGATCATTCGGAACTGCAATTGCTTACTTCATATACCTTTACCTATACAGGAAGTATAAGGTGAGCTCCATATCGGCTTATTTTTTCCTCGTTCCTGCGATCTCTGTTGTACTGGCCGCTGTACTGCTTAAAGAACCGATCTCTGCTCTTACAATTGCAGGCTTTGCTGTGATGAGCGCAGGCATCTTCCTATCTGGAAGCTTTAAATGA
- a CDS encoding aldehyde dehydrogenase family protein: MENCRTESLRRSSIYAADFLYGKDQGFFIELRERISNYLDRNVDRISIEIASETGKPFKYIREEILQTIREIKSIRIPEDLHEFVKPGVSALNYNCNDPVLSLFVPLFATILQGSPVLVFANPYNFVSAHIIISMLSEIGLPEGVVNVIPFKPNFNYAYLYGENFSYFQDTYDGLGINRIIQSERHKPATVLWGDIDPDSAVSEFTKRLVRMPFSNEQLLVVDRRMFEYVLNRLKEELSRIVVGDPADGATDLGPVTKDEDLMEALSIVGKYRVERLLAMFRGVEGNLMKPAIILTDDVVKDPFVHAPLVYLVNSASVEDAVNLINEVEADRCALFSDDSKLLKMLYGRTACKEISFNSYMYKDYLFKPFLVKRKILM; the protein is encoded by the coding sequence TTGGAAAATTGTAGAACAGAAAGCTTGCGCAGATCGTCAATTTACGCGGCCGATTTCCTTTACGGCAAAGATCAGGGCTTCTTCATTGAACTACGTGAAAGAATCAGCAATTATCTGGACAGAAACGTTGATCGTATATCTATAGAAATAGCCTCTGAAACTGGCAAGCCTTTTAAGTACATTAGGGAAGAAATCCTGCAAACGATAAGGGAGATCAAGTCTATAAGAATTCCAGAAGATCTCCATGAATTTGTCAAACCTGGTGTATCCGCATTAAATTATAATTGCAACGATCCAGTTCTATCGCTATTCGTTCCTCTCTTCGCCACTATACTGCAAGGTTCTCCGGTTTTGGTTTTTGCAAATCCATATAACTTCGTATCAGCCCACATAATTATTTCAATGCTATCTGAGATTGGCTTGCCGGAAGGCGTAGTGAACGTGATTCCATTTAAGCCTAATTTTAATTATGCTTACCTATATGGAGAAAACTTTTCTTATTTTCAAGATACCTATGATGGGCTTGGGATAAATAGGATAATCCAGAGTGAAAGGCACAAACCAGCTACCGTTTTATGGGGGGATATAGATCCAGACAGTGCAGTTTCAGAGTTTACAAAGAGACTCGTACGAATGCCTTTCAGCAACGAACAGCTTCTAGTTGTTGACAGGAGGATGTTCGAGTATGTTCTCAACAGGCTAAAGGAGGAGCTCTCTCGGATCGTTGTCGGTGATCCGGCGGATGGAGCCACAGATCTAGGACCAGTAACAAAAGACGAGGATCTAATGGAAGCTCTGAGCATAGTGGGTAAATATCGCGTTGAACGTTTGCTGGCTATGTTCAGGGGGGTTGAGGGAAATTTAATGAAACCCGCCATAATTCTTACAGATGATGTTGTGAAAGATCCATTTGTACATGCACCCCTTGTTTATCTAGTAAATTCAGCATCAGTTGAGGACGCCGTTAATTTAATAAATGAAGTTGAAGCGGATAGGTGCGCACTATTTTCGGACGATTCTAAGCTACTCAAAATGTTATACGGCAGGACAGCATGCAAAGAGATATCATTCAATAGCTACATGTACAAAGACTATTTGTTTAAACCGTTCCTTGTGAAGAGAAAGATCTTAATGTAG
- the guaB gene encoding IMP dehydrogenase: protein MYRDKFSNITEGYTFDDVLILPMKTGVEPKNVDVSSRLSRRINVKVPIVSSPMDTVTEEAMAIAMARYGAFGIIHRNQPREKEVEMVRRVKREETIIIRDVYTVSPETPIEVARTIMKTKNIAGLPVLKEEKLVGILTKRDLEFAKQGSTVSDVMVKNVITAPENVDLEDAINILHKNRIEKLPLVDKDNHLVGLITAKDIITRQRFPDATRDDEGQLMVGAAVGPFDLDRAIELERAGADLIVVDTAHADNENVLSSIKRMRKEISVDIVAGNIATAGAAEDLISCEVDGLRVGIGPGSICTTRIVAGVGVPQLTAISEVAEVAKEYGIPVIADGGIRYSGDIVKAIAAGADSVMLGSMLAGTEESPGQEMIINGRKYKAYRGMGSIGALSTGISDRYSKLGNGFIAEGVEGAVPYRGRVDEVLFQLVGGLRTGMGYVGAENIGKLKERARFVRISSNGLRESHPHDIRLISEPPNYQISNYNL from the coding sequence ATGTATAGGGATAAATTTTCAAACATAACTGAAGGTTACACTTTTGACGATGTTCTTATTCTGCCAATGAAGACGGGCGTCGAACCAAAGAACGTAGACGTTTCATCTCGCCTGAGCCGAAGAATAAACGTCAAGGTCCCAATAGTTAGTTCGCCAATGGATACAGTTACTGAGGAAGCAATGGCAATAGCCATGGCCCGTTATGGTGCCTTCGGCATTATACATAGAAACCAGCCGAGGGAAAAAGAAGTGGAGATGGTACGGCGGGTTAAGAGGGAAGAAACGATCATAATCAGGGACGTTTATACAGTGTCCCCGGAAACGCCAATAGAAGTTGCAAGGACAATAATGAAGACAAAGAACATTGCAGGCTTGCCTGTGCTTAAGGAGGAGAAGTTGGTCGGTATCCTGACAAAAAGGGACCTCGAATTTGCAAAACAGGGATCAACCGTATCAGATGTAATGGTGAAGAACGTAATAACTGCCCCTGAAAATGTCGATCTGGAAGACGCAATAAATATACTGCATAAGAACCGGATAGAAAAACTGCCGCTTGTTGACAAAGATAACCACCTGGTTGGTTTAATAACAGCAAAGGACATAATAACAAGGCAGAGGTTCCCGGATGCTACTAGGGACGACGAGGGGCAGTTGATGGTAGGCGCAGCCGTCGGCCCATTTGACTTAGACCGTGCGATCGAACTTGAGAGGGCCGGTGCAGATTTGATCGTGGTGGATACTGCACATGCAGACAACGAGAATGTCCTAAGTTCAATTAAAAGGATGAGGAAGGAGATCTCTGTTGATATAGTGGCAGGAAACATAGCTACAGCTGGTGCAGCAGAGGATCTAATTTCATGCGAAGTTGACGGCCTGAGAGTCGGCATCGGCCCCGGTTCAATATGCACAACGAGGATAGTTGCGGGTGTCGGCGTGCCGCAGCTTACTGCAATATCTGAAGTTGCAGAGGTTGCCAAAGAATACGGCATCCCTGTAATTGCAGACGGAGGCATTAGGTACTCTGGCGACATTGTAAAGGCCATTGCTGCCGGGGCAGACAGCGTAATGCTTGGATCTATGCTTGCCGGTACTGAAGAAAGCCCGGGCCAGGAGATGATAATAAACGGAAGGAAGTACAAGGCATACAGAGGCATGGGATCGATTGGTGCATTATCAACAGGCATATCCGATAGGTACAGCAAGCTTGGAAACGGCTTTATCGCGGAAGGGGTTGAGGGCGCAGTACCGTACCGGGGCAGAGTAGATGAAGTGCTATTCCAGCTGGTTGGAGGCCTGCGCACTGGAATGGGCTATGTAGGAGCTGAAAACATAGGGAAGTTAAAGGAGAGGGCCAGGTTTGTAAGGATATCATCAAATGGATTGAGGGAGAGTCATCCACACGACATAAGGCTGATAAGCGAACCTCCAAACTACCAGATCTCTAACTATAACCTTTAA
- a CDS encoding MqnA/MqnD/SBP family protein, which produces MISIINFSHSDPLYLGFSNKEHVLRNNPFENLKLVLDGKVDASMVSLLSYLENSNDLILLKTATIHSTRKTISTILISRKPGMDRKIRVAITKNTRTTEFYLSLVLERLGIDYTFVRTDKTEAEDLLAIEDYALLNGDEALRVYSKKYPLIADVGNMFSKLYGMEPVYAVTVSREPFDYSAIDEAILSSYSYKDECSMALSSRLGIPLSVASDYYSVIRYEYGIEVERTINFVRSLITASNGKARIRND; this is translated from the coding sequence ATGATATCCATAATAAATTTTTCACATAGCGATCCGCTTTATCTTGGATTCAGCAATAAGGAACATGTACTCAGAAATAATCCATTCGAAAATTTGAAGCTTGTCCTTGATGGCAAGGTAGATGCTTCGATGGTATCCCTTCTATCATACCTTGAGAACTCAAACGATCTTATTCTGCTAAAGACAGCAACTATACATAGCACCCGCAAGACGATATCAACTATTCTTATATCGAGGAAGCCAGGCATGGATAGAAAGATAAGGGTAGCAATAACAAAGAATACCAGGACTACAGAATTCTATCTATCACTCGTATTAGAACGCCTCGGCATAGACTATACATTCGTGAGGACGGATAAAACAGAAGCGGAGGATCTTTTGGCGATTGAAGATTATGCTCTTCTGAATGGGGACGAGGCCCTCCGCGTTTATTCCAAAAAATACCCCCTTATAGCCGATGTCGGAAACATGTTCTCAAAGCTGTATGGAATGGAGCCTGTGTACGCCGTCACCGTTTCCAGGGAGCCTTTCGATTATTCTGCCATCGATGAGGCCATTTTATCATCGTATTCGTATAAAGATGAATGTTCGATGGCACTTTCCTCGCGCCTCGGCATACCTTTAAGCGTAGCATCGGACTATTACTCTGTTATAAGGTACGAGTATGGCATTGAAGTTGAGAGGACTATAAATTTTGTCAGATCTCTTATTACAGCTAGTAACGGGAAAGCTAGAATAAGAAACGATTGA
- a CDS encoding radical SAM protein — protein MLSYDVDYWYERAIESPLEYSDSIDLLNMDLYDLMKLADRLTHYDAGETVSYAISYNINYTNYCTASCPICAFYVPYKNKRFGKGYELTKEQVRKEALIAKQKGATEIHIVGGFDPDLSIEYYEDIFRTIRGIMPNVAIKAFTIPEIDFIARTTGNSIKETVLRFMDAGMNAHTGGGAEIFDQEIRKYITTPEKVSGEKWLEDAKIIHSLGLKGNSTMTYGHIEGWEHIIDHMIRLRDNQIEVPGFLSFIPLKFSPENTALLRSGRVHGPAPVDKDLKVIALARIIMGRAIRNISVYWVAIGKLTAQIAINGGGNDLVGTAYSEKVFGATDRKTSTTTEELNNMIRQAGKIPGVRDTFYNIVEYA, from the coding sequence ATGCTAAGCTATGATGTGGATTATTGGTATGAAAGAGCCATAGAATCACCACTGGAATACTCCGATTCAATAGATCTCCTTAATATGGATCTATACGATCTTATGAAACTTGCCGACAGGTTAACGCATTATGATGCAGGTGAAACCGTTTCGTATGCTATTTCTTACAATATAAACTACACAAATTACTGCACAGCAAGCTGTCCCATATGCGCATTTTATGTCCCGTACAAAAACAAAAGATTCGGCAAAGGCTACGAACTAACCAAAGAACAGGTAAGAAAAGAAGCTCTTATAGCGAAGCAAAAAGGAGCTACGGAGATACACATAGTCGGAGGTTTTGATCCTGACCTTAGCATAGAGTACTACGAAGATATTTTTAGGACAATAAGGGGAATTATGCCAAACGTTGCCATTAAAGCTTTTACAATACCAGAGATAGACTTCATTGCAAGGACGACTGGCAACAGCATAAAGGAGACCGTCTTGAGGTTTATGGACGCTGGAATGAATGCACACACTGGAGGAGGCGCCGAAATATTTGATCAGGAAATACGGAAATACATAACCACACCAGAGAAGGTATCGGGAGAGAAATGGTTAGAAGATGCCAAAATAATACACTCCCTCGGCCTAAAAGGCAACTCGACCATGACCTATGGTCACATTGAGGGGTGGGAGCATATAATTGATCACATGATCAGGTTGAGGGACAACCAGATCGAGGTTCCAGGTTTTCTCTCATTCATACCATTAAAATTCAGTCCTGAAAATACTGCACTTCTCCGCTCTGGCAGGGTTCATGGCCCTGCACCTGTTGACAAAGACCTTAAGGTTATAGCTCTGGCTAGAATAATAATGGGGAGGGCCATAAGGAACATAAGCGTATACTGGGTCGCCATAGGGAAGCTGACTGCACAGATAGCAATAAACGGAGGTGGAAATGACCTTGTTGGGACAGCGTACAGTGAAAAGGTTTTTGGTGCTACTGACAGAAAGACGTCGACAACAACCGAAGAATTGAATAATATGATCAGGCAAGCTGGAAAGATACCAGGTGTCCGAGATACATTTTATAATATAGTAGAATACGCATGA
- a CDS encoding TIGR04190 family B12-binding domain/radical SAM domain protein: protein MDADVVFVHPPSIYDFRKRDIDPGPISDVVPSTPVFEMYPVGFISMLNFLVQNGFNARIANVAVRMVESKKFNVEKYLSEIEAPIFGIDLHWLPHAHGALNLARIIKNIHPESYVVFGGYSSTYFRYELMKNYDFIDFVLAGDFQEYGIYKLAEALEEGASYSEVPGLVYRENGRIKENQRYDFRKGLDNVFLNYEVLLKNAIKYHDVKGHLPYADWLRNPEGFTMIERGCQLNCGFCGGSNFAYKSNFAMNYQFRDPCRIAEEIEMSQDILGSPVFIAGDIALAGPHYYERLFKCLNERRIDIPLLTEYFKPFNEDYVKSLSKTVEDFSMEISPETYDENVRSWNKSGYSNKDMERSFSLAEKYGSKKFDVYFSIGLSHQNKKNVMDTVEYAGNIMKGYMRSSMRMSTFISPIAPFVDPGSLWYEKPDLYGFKIYGRSVSDVYRILDLGRTWYDFLDYETNWMTKDDIVNSTYDAEIRMTQLRYEVGEITEEARDTIIRNVMNYREGNNYCRNDRMDKHLAYMSKDIEWSHRHKPTLTSLLILLYRSYDSVIGGMSIRN, encoded by the coding sequence ATGGATGCAGATGTTGTTTTTGTTCATCCGCCTTCAATTTATGATTTTAGGAAGAGGGATATCGACCCAGGGCCAATAAGCGACGTTGTTCCCTCTACACCTGTCTTTGAGATGTATCCCGTCGGATTCATAAGCATGCTGAATTTTCTAGTACAGAACGGCTTCAATGCAAGGATAGCAAATGTAGCTGTAAGGATGGTGGAATCAAAGAAATTCAACGTAGAAAAATACCTGTCGGAAATAGAAGCACCTATATTTGGTATAGACCTGCACTGGCTTCCCCATGCACATGGGGCACTAAACCTTGCCAGGATTATAAAGAATATACACCCTGAATCTTACGTAGTGTTTGGTGGTTACTCTTCTACTTACTTCAGGTATGAACTTATGAAGAACTACGATTTCATAGATTTCGTACTGGCAGGCGATTTCCAGGAATATGGCATATACAAGCTTGCAGAAGCTTTAGAAGAAGGTGCTTCGTATTCCGAAGTCCCAGGCCTTGTGTACAGGGAGAACGGTAGGATTAAGGAAAACCAGAGGTACGATTTTCGTAAGGGCCTAGACAACGTGTTCTTGAACTACGAGGTGCTGCTTAAAAATGCCATTAAGTACCATGACGTGAAAGGGCATCTTCCATACGCAGACTGGCTCAGAAACCCAGAGGGTTTTACGATGATAGAAAGGGGTTGCCAGTTAAACTGCGGTTTCTGCGGAGGATCGAACTTTGCTTACAAGTCTAATTTTGCAATGAACTATCAGTTCAGAGACCCGTGCAGGATCGCCGAAGAGATCGAGATGTCCCAAGATATCCTCGGTTCACCTGTTTTCATAGCTGGTGATATTGCGCTGGCGGGGCCCCATTACTATGAGAGGCTTTTCAAATGCTTAAATGAAAGGCGTATAGACATACCTCTGTTAACAGAATATTTCAAACCGTTCAACGAAGATTACGTAAAGTCTCTAAGCAAGACGGTTGAGGACTTTTCCATGGAGATATCGCCGGAGACATACGATGAAAATGTGAGAAGCTGGAACAAGAGCGGCTACTCGAATAAGGATATGGAGAGAAGCTTTTCGCTTGCTGAAAAATACGGATCCAAGAAATTCGACGTCTATTTTTCAATAGGCCTATCCCATCAAAACAAAAAGAACGTTATGGACACCGTGGAGTATGCAGGAAATATAATGAAAGGTTACATGCGTAGCAGCATGCGCATGAGCACCTTCATATCACCTATAGCACCCTTTGTAGATCCAGGATCGCTATGGTACGAAAAGCCTGATCTATATGGCTTTAAGATATACGGTAGAAGCGTATCTGATGTATACAGAATCCTTGACCTCGGAAGAACTTGGTACGATTTCCTGGATTATGAGACGAACTGGATGACAAAGGATGACATAGTCAATTCGACGTACGATGCAGAGATTAGAATGACGCAGTTACGATATGAAGTTGGCGAAATTACCGAGGAAGCAAGGGACACAATAATCAGGAATGTAATGAACTATAGAGAGGGAAACAACTACTGCAGGAACGATAGGATGGATAAGCACCTAGCGTACATGAGCAAAGACATAGAGTGGTCCCACAGGCACAAGCCTACGTTAACGTCTTTGCTTATCCTACTCTATAGATCCTATGATTCTGTCATAGGCGGGATGAGTATAAGGAATTAG